GATGTTTCAGAAAAATGGAACCAAGAGCAATCGTTCTTAAACTGATCGAACGCAAACATCTCAGCGTCGAAGAGGCCGAGTCCTTTATGAATCGTGTGATGAAAGGAGAAATTTCCGAAATTCTTCTTTCCTCTTTCGTAACCGCGATGCGTGCCAACGGGGAATCTGTGGATGAGGTTCTCGGTTGTACGCTCGCTCTTCGTAAGAACGCTCTCAAGCCCAAGACAGTATTCCCTTTTGATCTTTTGGACACCTGCGGAACCGGCGGGGACGGCCAAGGCACGATCAATATCAGTACACTTTCCGCTATCACTCTTGCTTCTTTGGGAATTAAGATTGCCAAACATGGAAATCGTTCCGTATCCTCTCATACCGGTTCGAGCGATATTCTCTCTCGCCTTGGGTATCAAACCGAAACGACTCAGGAAGAAGTGGAAGCACATCTTATAAATCAAGGGTTTACATTTTTATTCGCGCCGATGTGGCATCCGTCTGTGAAGTATGCGGGGCCGGTTCGTAAAGAACTCGGATTTAGAACCGTGTTCAATATGATCGGTCCTCTTTCCAATCCGTTTTCCCCGCAATTTCAAATCATCGGAGTTTATCAGCCGGAATTGATGGAACTGTTCATTAAGGTTTTACAATCCCTAGGTTTAAAACGGGCTTTGGTTTGTCATTCTCGGGATGGTCTGGACGAATTTTCAATCTTTCAGACCACAGATTATACTCTCTTAGAGAATGAGGTTATCAGTCGTCATTCTTTTGATCCTATGACTCTTGGACTTCCTTCCTTAAAAAGAGAGGAAGTATACGCCGATTCCAGTGAACATGCGGAAATTTTGGCCAGAAGAGTTTTGAATTCCGAGCCGATTGCGGGAACACACGCTGTGGCTTTAAACGCAGGAGCGGGGCTTTTTGTGATGGGAAAGGTAAAAACAATCGAACAAGGTTATAAAACCGCTTGGGAGGCTCTCCTTTCCGGAAAAACAAGAAAGTATTTCGAAGATTTAATTTCCAAAGAGTAAACGGGAAAAATACTGGTAAGAGTTTGACAAAAAAGACCGAACAGGAAAGTAAATCATGACTTTTAATTTCAGCATATTACTACAACTGGCGCAGGCCGCCGGAGAAGGGGATAAATCTCCTTTTTCCACTTTGCTTTTGATACCGATTATGCTCGTGATTATGTATTTCCTGGTCATCCGCCCGCAGAGGAACGAAGAAAAGAAACGTAAAGAGATGATCGACGGTTTGAAAAAGGGAGACGAAGTGATTACTTCGTCCGGAATTCACGGTAAGGTCGTAGAGATCAAGGACAACAACGAGGTTGTCGTTCTCAACATCGCAAAAGATACGAACGTATCCTTTACCGCGAGTACCGTTTTAAAAAAGAAACAAGCAGACAAATGAAAAAAGCCGCGGTCTCAATTCTGATCTTTTTATTTCTGGGAAATTTGTCTTTGTTTTCTCAGGATGGGGAAGAAATTGATTTTTTAGAAAAGGTTTCAGAGCCCAAAAAGAAGACCGTTAGTAAAAAATCTTCGAATTCCGGCTCTTCGAACGGCTCTAAGATTTCCAAAAAAAAGGAAAAAAGAAAATTCAAAAAAAAGAAGTCTAAAAAGTTTTCCACCGTTCCGACCAATCCGGAAAATTCAAAGAAGAATACGGAGCCGGACAATAACGAGGGCAACTCTTCCGGAAATAATACTTCGAACGATTCTCAGAATAACGGATCGAATTCTTCCAATAATATATCGAATTCCAATGCGCAGTCCGGTAACATAGACGCACAACCGCTTGCGAACGCTTCCAAAACCGATTTGAAAGAACTACCCAAACCGTATTGGGTCAACGAAGAGATGAAGGTTCGTCCGAACAATCTGCCCGGATACTCTGTCGAATCCGAAACGTCGGAACAGGGCGCTTCCTTTCGAAATAGTCTTTCCGAAATACTGAAGTTAGGCGAAGACAAAAAAAAGGAAGAGGAAAAAAAGAAAGTTCAGGGGGGACAAAAGTCCGGTTCCTTTGCTGGTTTTCTTTCCGAATATAAAAAACCAATTATCATTGTAGTATTTATTCTATTATTTGCTTTGTATCGATTGAAAGCGGGCAAATCGCGCGGCAATTCCAGTCGCAGATCTCCCGTTACGATCAATAAAATGAGAAGAGATTAGGAGTTTCCCTTGAAATCTGCGACATGGATTTTCCTGCCGCTTGCTATTGTTTTAGTGGCTACGGTAATACTTTATCCCAACTTTGCGACTAGGGAGTTGGAACTTGCGGTTAGAAAAGAGTTTTCGACCCTTCCGGAAGAGAAGAAAAAAGAAATTCTCTCCAAGTTTGAAGAACACTGGAACAAAGAATACAAACAATCCGGCTGGGAACTCTCACCCGCTCCAGGTGATGCCATTCATGAATTTTCCCGTTACAAAGACAAGGAAGATTCTAAATTTTTAGTGAGGGGTAGATTCATCACTTCCGCGAAGATCAATCAAATCTCTCAGGAAAATCCGGAGCTGATTTTGGAAGCCAAAAACAAACTTCGTCCGACTTTCGTGGAGGAATGGAT
The nucleotide sequence above comes from Leptospira weilii. Encoded proteins:
- the trpD gene encoding anthranilate phosphoribosyltransferase, which translates into the protein MEPRAIVLKLIERKHLSVEEAESFMNRVMKGEISEILLSSFVTAMRANGESVDEVLGCTLALRKNALKPKTVFPFDLLDTCGTGGDGQGTINISTLSAITLASLGIKIAKHGNRSVSSHTGSSDILSRLGYQTETTQEEVEAHLINQGFTFLFAPMWHPSVKYAGPVRKELGFRTVFNMIGPLSNPFSPQFQIIGVYQPELMELFIKVLQSLGLKRALVCHSRDGLDEFSIFQTTDYTLLENEVISRHSFDPMTLGLPSLKREEVYADSSEHAEILARRVLNSEPIAGTHAVALNAGAGLFVMGKVKTIEQGYKTAWEALLSGKTRKYFEDLISKE
- a CDS encoding SRP-less Sec system protein gives rise to the protein MKKAAVSILIFLFLGNLSLFSQDGEEIDFLEKVSEPKKKTVSKKSSNSGSSNGSKISKKKEKRKFKKKKSKKFSTVPTNPENSKKNTEPDNNEGNSSGNNTSNDSQNNGSNSSNNISNSNAQSGNIDAQPLANASKTDLKELPKPYWVNEEMKVRPNNLPGYSVESETSEQGASFRNSLSEILKLGEDKKKEEEKKKVQGGQKSGSFAGFLSEYKKPIIIVVFILLFALYRLKAGKSRGNSSRRSPVTINKMRRD
- the yajC gene encoding preprotein translocase subunit YajC, translating into MTFNFSILLQLAQAAGEGDKSPFSTLLLIPIMLVIMYFLVIRPQRNEEKKRKEMIDGLKKGDEVITSSGIHGKVVEIKDNNEVVVLNIAKDTNVSFTASTVLKKKQADK